In a single window of the Corvus hawaiiensis isolate bCorHaw1 chromosome 19, bCorHaw1.pri.cur, whole genome shotgun sequence genome:
- the ARHGAP44 gene encoding rho GTPase-activating protein 44, which translates to MLKISRAEDGRCVCARGYLLLFSLFVLILCHFQSCVNESEGDSQSRRRSCSALAPRAEKTEVLSEDLLQVEKRLELVKQVSHSTHKKLTACLQGQQGLDADKRSKKLPLTTLAQCLMEGSAVLGDDSLLGKMLRLCGEAEDKLAQELIHFELQVERDVIEPLFVLAEVEIPNIQKQRKHLAKLVLDMDSSRTRWQQSVKSSGLASNLQPSGAKADALREEMEEAANRVEICRDQLSADMYNFVAKEVDYANYFQTLIEVQAEYHRKSLALLQNFLPQIKAQQEAWMEKPSFGKPLEEHLAVSGREIAFPVEACVTMLLECGMQEEGLFRVAPSASKLKKLKAALDCCVVDVQEYSADPHAIAGALKSYLRELPEPLMTFELYEEWIQASNIPEQEKRLQALWNACEKLPKANYNNIRYVIKFLAKLTEYQDMNKMTPSNVAIVLGPNLLWPQAEGNMTEMMTTLSLQIVGIIEPLIQHADWFFPGDIEFNVTGNYGSPLHVNHNANYSSMPSPDMDHGERRQHDQARRPLSVATDNMMLEFYKKDGLRKIQSMGVRVMDTSWVARRGTSAGRKATSAPPAAQPPAPPAELPPTPHSPIPEQSPEISATPSPPPTSFGFPPAAERTRSAPF; encoded by the exons AGCCGAGAAGACCGAGGTTTTGAGCGAAGATCTGCTGCAG GTGGAGAagcggctggagctggtgaAGCAGGTGTCCCACAGCACCCACAAGAAGCTGACAGCCTGTctgcagggccagcagggcCTGGACGCCGACAAGCGCTCG AAGAAGCTGCCGCTGACGACGCTGGCGCAGTGTCTGATGGAGGGATCGGCCGTGCTGGGGGACGACTCCCTGCTGGG gaagATGCTGCGGCTCTGCGGGGAGGCCGAGGACAAACTGGCGCAGGAGCTCATCCACTTCGAGCTGCAGGTGGAGAGAGACGTCATCGAGCCGCTCTTCGTGCTGGCTGAG GTGGAAATCCCAAATATCcaaaagcagaggaagcacTTGGCGAAGCTCGTGCTGGACATGGACTCCTCCAGGACGAG GTGGCAGCAGTCGGTGAAGTCCTCGGGCCTGGCCAGCAACCTGCAGCCGTCGGGAGCCAAAGCCGACGCTCTcagggaggagatggaggaggcAGCCAACAGAGTGGAGATCTGCAGG GACCAGCTCTCGGCTGACATGTACAATTTTGTGGCCAAAGAAGTCGACtatgcaaattattttcaaact CTGATCGAGGTGCAGGCCGAGTACCACCGCAAATCCCTGGCGCTCCTGCAGAACTTCCTGCCCCAGATCAAAGCCCAGCAGG AGGCGTGGATGGAGAAGCCCTCCTTCGGGAAGCCCCTGGAGGAGCACCTGGCCGTCAGCGGGCGGGAGATCGCCTTCCCTGTGGAGGCCTGCGTGACCATGCTGCTGGaatgtgggatgcaggaggag GGTCTCTTCCGCGTGGCTCCCTCGGCCTCCAAGCTGAAGAAGCTCAAGGCTGCCCTGGACTGCTGCGTGGTGGACGTGCAGGAGTACTCAGCTGATCCCCACGCCATCGCAG GAGCCCTCAAGTCCTACCTGCGAGAGCTGCCCGAGCCCCTCATGACGTTCGAGCTGTACGAGGAGTGGATCCAGGCCTCCAA catcccagagcaggagaaacggctgcagGCTCTCTGGAATGCCTGCGAGAAGCTGCCCAAAGCCAACTACAACAACATCAG GTACGTGATTAAATTCCTGGCCAAGCTGACCGAGTACCAGGATATGAACAAAATGACCCCGAGCAACGTGGCCATCGTGCTGGGGCCCAACCTGCTGTGGCCGCAGGCCGAGGG GAACATGACGGAGATGATGACGACGCTGTCGCTGCAGATCGTGGGCATCATCGAGCCGCTCATCCAGCACGCGGACTGGTTCTTCCCGGGAG ACATCGAATTCAACGTGACGGGGAACTACGGCAGCCCCCTGCACGTGAACCACAACGCCAACTACAGCTCCATGCCCTCGCCGGACATGGACCACGGCGAGCGCCGGCAGCACGACCAGGCCCGGCGGCCCCTCAGCGTGGCCACCGACAACATGATGCTGGAGTTCTACAAGAAGGATGG CCTTAGGAAAATCCAAAG CATGGGCGTCAGGGTGATGGACACCTCGTGGGTGGCTCGCCGAGGCACCTCAGCGGGGCGCAAGGCGACCTCGGCCCCCCCGGCcgcgcagcccccggccccgcccgccgagCTCCCCCCCACGCCCCACTCGCCCATTCCCGAGCAGTCGCCGGAGATTTCAGCAACGCCCTCCCCGCCTCCCACCAGCTTCGGCTTCCCCCCGGCAGCCGAGCGGACAAG